The genomic interval ggcaccataacctgaatgtacataaaaattttggggccagcgccaccttgtggtcaaaagttataacgaaatttcaaaaaatgctaataacttttgcgtacattagcctattgaaatgaaactgattttgatagattccttcggtcatgctgagaacaccgataccaattttgccaattttggctgaacttcctgtctgccattttgattcatgttgaaaacctactttttcgaactcctcctagaccgttagtccaattttcaccaaatttgactcagatcatcttcagaccatgctggcaaaaagttatggattttgtgtcgatacacgaaaccgttttcgtttagcgcatcaacgaatttactggaaagatgccaaattgcatccgagtctgtatctctgcaaagctttgacatattgacaccaaattttatatgtgctattgtcaccacactctgaccaagccacatcaatttggtaacagtgccacctatgggtcagaagtaatacaccattcactaaacattaataatgaaatttacaaaaatgctaataacttgtttacattagcctattggaatgaaactgatgccaatagattccttgggtcaagtcgagaacattgatacccattatgccgaaattggccaaacttcctgtccgccattttgattaatgtacaaaacctactttttcgaactcctcccagactgttagtccgatcttcaccaaatttgactcagatcatcttcagactatgctggcaaaaagttatgaatttcgtgtcgatatacgaaaccgttttcgtttagcgcatcaacaaatttgctggaaagatgccaaactacatctgaggctgtatctctgcaaagctttgacataatgacagcaaactttgtgtgtgtcattgtcatttcacacagaacacgtcacatcaatttgaaaacagcaccacctgttggtcaaaagtgataagccattaaattttattacgattggttgtatttatgatttttcagccatttcaactgatattatcctaaaatggcttaagttactcactgttgtagtcagtctgctgctccttgccgtgcttaactcctcattctgcctcttttgtgcttggccccgcaattgctgcttgcagctatatttaggggccaagcaccggaggtgcggtggcacctattgtatccgttggcgttattattattctcctccttcttcctcttccgccgcaagtctatggcagcccatagaaccgcttgcgggaaagttgtataattttgcacactgatagaggacagtcccaacattaaccatagcaagtttggagtctctaactcaaactctctagcgccaccacttgtccaaactttcaaaagatttatgctaataacgtttgaaccgtaagtcacacaacaaaaattcttttttcctctgattccttggcttatgccgagtcgaatggacaccaaaattcaaaaatcgtaaggtttagtttttcgctattctcaattgttcgtaaaacctactttttcgaactcgtcctaggccgttgcaccgattgtcacaaaaattgatccagatcatcttcagaccatgctggcaaaaagttatggaattcaagtcgattcgtccagccgttcacgaataacacgcgaaagaattctacgaaaagctagcaaaaatcaatgtgaggctatatctccgtaacaatttgtcatattgacaccaaacttggtgtgtgttataacaagcatgacctgagcctacctgcagtgtttcggtgcagtgccccctagtggtcaggagatacgaaaaatggctctttttctttataacgtctgaatgatttgtccaaaaatcacaaaactggtctctttagattcggtgtgtcataccgagtcgaaccatatccaattttcccatgtcagccattttgggtgtcggccattttgaatttagctttaaaatgctgtatcttgagaacggattagcgtatcgtttcgacattaattacaaaaatgttcggcaccatgccctgaatgtgcataaaaattttggggccagcgccaccttgtggtcaaaagttataacgaaatttcaaaaaatgctaataacttttgcgtacattagcctattgaaatgaaactgattttgatagattccttcggtcatgctgagaacaccgataccaattttgccaattttggctgaacttcctgtccgccattttgattcatgttgaaaacctactttttcgaactcctcctagaccgttagtccaattttcaccaaatttgactcagatcatcttcagaccatgctggcaaaaagttatggattttgtgtcgatacacgaaaccgttttcgtttagcgcatcaacgaatttactggaaagatgccaaattgcatccgagtctgtatctctgcaaagctttgacatattgacaccaaattttatatgtgctattgtcaccacactctgaccaagccacatcaatttggtaacagcgccacctatgggtcagaagtaatacaccattcactaaacattaataatgaaatttacaaaaatgctaataacttctgtttacattagcctattggaatgaaactgatgccaatagattccttgggtcaagtcgagaacattgatacccattatgccgaaattggccaaacttcctgtccgccattttgattaatgtacaaaacctactttttcgaactcctcccagactgttagtccgatcttcaccaaatttgactcagatcatcttcagactatgctggcaaaaagttatgaatttcgtgtcgatatacgaaaccgttttcgtttagcgcatcaacaaatttgctggaaagatgccaaactacatctgaggctgtatctctgcaaagctttgacataatgacggcaaactttgtgtgtgtcattgtcatttcacacagaacacgtcacatcaatttgaaaacagcaccacctgttggtcaaaagtgataagccattaaattatattattggttgtaATTATggtttttcagccatttcaactgatatcatcctaaaatgactttggttactcattgttacagtcggtctgttgctccttgccatgcttagctcctcattctgcctctgttgtgcttggccccgcaattgctgcttgcagctatatttctcTATTTGCTTCTCTCTGCCACAGAATGGGCAACTATTAGGAATAACACAAGCTTTAGTCTGGATCCAAGCCTTAAGAAGATCTGAGATGACCAAACACCtgagaagagatgatgccaacccctcagaggaccttcagatgatgccaactcTGAACCAACATACAAAACTACCAAATTTTGCTATAAGTTTGATTGCAACATATAATCATTAATAGTGTTTactgtttgtttaaatgtcatttactaACTGCATGCTTCCTACTGTAAGTTTTTGCCATGGTCACCACTGatattactaaatataatacagaagcgctctttttttgtttttgtgaagcCTCAACTTGTATGTTTACTACAATTTATGCcacaataaactcctaattactGCTTATTACTAGGATTTCAGGAGGctaatgttaataattaatattcatgttaATAAGCAATTAGTCAATACTGAAAATTGGTCTtcaaactaaagtgttaccaataatgATAGCATTTTACACAAATCTTCCGTGTCTAACCAAGCACTAAAGTACAAAACAATCTCAGTTATGaaggttaaaataaataaataaaaatactgaggaataattttaaaccataaaaattaaattgagtgaaaaaaaccaaacaaacaaaaaaaaaaaaaaagaattataagAGCAACATAAACACTGCCATTAATAGTGTTCACTGTTTGTTTGAATATATGTCATTAGCTAACTGCATGCTTCGTACTGTACATTTTTGGCATTGTCCACACTTATAAACTACTCCTAAATATAATgcagaaattttaattttttgtgaagctgctttgcaacaatTTGTATCATGAAAAGTGCCACTCAAATCAacgtgaattaaaaaaaataatttttatttcttccagTTTTTGATTATTGTTGCCATGGTAATTAACATGGTCATCTTTTGGCTAgtactgttattgttattgtatatTCTAACCGCCACCTGCAAATTCAAAAGTCTGCTGCTGATCAACCttgtccaaaaaaacaaaacaaaaaacaaacaaacacattccTAAGTATCAGTGTTGTATCAGACTATACATGAACATTTAATGCTTAccaataaaatgtgtattacaaaatgttttcaacttCCCCTTCGTGAGGGGTGGTGCTTTGAGGCTTTTTAAAGTGCAAGAAGTAAAGGAAACcacagtgtatgttttaaaatgtggttTCTTGTTTTTGTAGAGTACATGTGTTCTCATAAATGTTTTGAACAGGTCaaatcacacatttatttattttaactacttAAGGTTTAACTTTTACTTTCAGGGCTGCAGAAGCACTGGATTTCTGCAGACAAATTTCTCAAGGTCTGGCAATCATCTATGataaatctgaatataaacTGTTTGGATACGTCttcatgtgtatttttttattctgtggccagaatagaaaacagaacagaaacagtGCCTACCATATATAGATGCTTACTGTTGGAAATTCATCTCAATTACCACCTCatgctacatttaaaaaaaaaaaaaaaaaaaaggaaagaaagaaaaaaaaaaaaaaaaaaagttcacacaGCTTTGCTTAAACCCATACTTAATACTTAATCATCTGTTTAACTTAACTTAATACTGTTATGTATAGAAAACAACTTAACCATTAGACACATATTGTATATTTGGTATTAAAATCCAAGCAACGAGACACAGATTAGATAACAGATGTTTATTTCACATTTGTAACATCAcagtacaaacaaacaaactaccTTTTCTGCTATAAATCCTTACAATACTTTTCAGCACTGAGTTTTCAGGTTCTGacttcaattaatttaaatctttttccTTCCAAATAACACCCAATTGGGAAGGAAAGATGAAAACCTACAGTGTGAAATCAAGCAGCACGCCTGTAAGTAATTGTTAACACCATGGTTACATGGTTATGGTGTGTTGGATTAGggttaaaactaaaactttgcAAGACAGTAGCTCTTAAGGAGCAGGGCTGGCAACCCCTGATTTAAgggcatgaaaaaaaaataagatgtgAACACAGATGTTACTCCAAATCACGTAACTCTCTGGCAAACACCAGTTaaatgagaagttcacttccagaacaaaattttacaggtaatttactcaccccttgtcatccaagatgttcatgtctgtctgtcttcagtcgtaaagaatttgttttttgaagaaaacattccaggatttctctccatatagtggacttctgtggtgcccgtgagtttgaccttccaaaatgtagtttaaatgcagcttcaaagggctctaaatgatcccagctgaggaagaagggtcttatctagtgaaactatcGGCtagtttcttttaatttaaaaaaaaaaaaaaaaattcaatcgtttcgctagataagacccttcttcctcggctgggatcgtttagagccctctgaagctgcatttaaactgcattttggaaattcaaacttcGAGGCAcctgaagtccactacatggagaaaaatcctgaaatgtttttctcaaaaaataattcctttatgactgaagaaagacatgaacatcttgaatgacaagggggtgagtaaattatctgtaaatttgttCCGCAAGTCAACTTCTCCTCTAATTATCTTGAGAATTCATTTTTCCTGCTTTTCCCTAAAAGCTAAAACAGTTTCTGGTCAATTCTTTACATGAGGAAAAAGTAAAACCATGAGTGAAATACAAAGTCATGCAATATAAAAATCGGATAATTCACAACGTAATTCACACAGTGGCTCTTACCTGCAGACCAGGAAATGCTTCCAAGCCATTGTACCAATTTAATACTGGTAACTGAGAAATATCAATCAAGCATGTCACAGACAAATGTATGGTGCATTTTAAACCCAACTTGTGGAAAGCTCATTCATGCAACTAGGTTACCAAGCATTTGTCatttaacagttaaaaatattaaggagTGATTACAGCTTTACTCTTTACTATAAATGACTTTTAATGGTGTTAACACTAAATACCTTTATGAACATACCAGAACAAACTTGTTATTGACAGAGCAAGGGTATCTGTAACGTCATTATGGCTTTATCAAGAAAACCAACCTGCCTGAAGACTCCACTGTTCAggaaacacactcacacaaaaacaaaaatcaagaaaagaaatatcaaattaagtatattttattacaatacacatagcaaaaaaataaaaataaaatacagagaGACAATTACCCTTGTGCTATTTAAACCCTGAATAGATGGATGCAAACAGTTAAaagataacaaaaacaaaaaaacaccatgACAACAGTGATCGGAAGCCCTCACCAAGCTGATGTTGGGGACGTAAAGTCCAACAGCACAGTATGGTGCTGTGAGGGCTTCACTACTAAGATAAAAGCAGAAATCTTACTGGGAACTTGCCTTGAGTATGGAGATACTGTTAGGCCAGCGGCTTCAATATATTATGAACCTTTGTCTAATATACTGTACTTGTACAACCTGAATGAAACACAATAGGAAGAAAAGCAATACATGTATCAACTGTAACATTGATACTGCTGTTATCTTCTGTCTTTATTTAAGGGCTGAATCCAAAACTCTTGTGTGATATTACATATCTCAAATGTCCAGTATGCAGTTTTTCTTCAGCAGTGGGTTTAGAGCTCATTGGTTTGGCTACATTAAAAGCACAAGATGAGAAAAGGTTTAACCTCCAAACCTAGTGGGACGACAGCGCCGTTTCAGTATCGGCTGCCTGGAGACATTACGGGTGGCCTTATGCCCATGGGAGGCCCAGGTGGGCCAGCTTGGTATGGGGGCACCATTGGGGCACTCTGTCCATAAGGAGGCATGCCACCAGCCATATAACCAGGCATGCCCTGTGGAGGACCACCATACTGAGctgaaaacataacaaaaaaaaaaaaaaagaacattagtGACTAAACACCTAACCCTGAAGCAGCTAGGCCTGCCATACTTAATGGTTTAGGTAAATGCATTGGGTTCCAAATCAATTTGCACTTAAAACTCCATTATTATAATGTCTATGACTGGCATTCACAGCAgttgtgaaatactttttaaacatacaCCTCTGATCTCATTACATCTGAGTAACTGAGCCACTGCATGTGTGCATTTGCCTGGTAACTATTCCAGGGCTTGAGCAAGGAGCCATTGGCTCCTATTAGAATCAAACTTAGGCACCAAATAATTTTTAGGtgccacaaaataaattttttatttatttatttatttttttccacactttAATATTTCAGTCATACTGTCTGTGTTTACGTCTCATCTTTTTGTGAATTTATCAGCATTTTAATTCAGTAAACCATGTAGATGTCCTGGAAACTAAGGTTCACTTAAAGTGGGAACTAAACATCTTTTCCaacttaaaaattatatacagtcACATAGAATTGTTTATTACACAGAATCTGTGCCAATATCATGAACCATAAACATCATTTGGTCACTGAGTGTAGTTTGGGTTCCTCCTCCATGCAACCTATTGCatcctgtcattttttttcttcattagtaAAATGCAATAGGAGGTCTTGAATTTTATCTTTAGCTTCTTGCATTCTTGTCATCATGTAACAGGTTAAGTGAAAATATTAATACGCAATAGTGATATAGCAAAATGCTctttagaattatttttctagctgactgaTGAGCTTATGGGCACTGAATGGttattctgaggtaaatgtattgttacatggcattgtttacaagcttcACAAGTTTCACAAGAGTCCgctcacatttgcctgaacgagtcgtcaggaattcgaatctttttcagttacggccacacgtcacaaagtaacatatttgcataatgtccacctacgttctacgtcgcgaacaacttgcccgcccacaaacagtaaaatttccatgtggtttacttcacatggaaatttacacgtacattatacagaagacgctgtatcctacactgtgagtaaaattgttttctgttcacttccaaaagatgaatctacaaagattgtattttctagcgatcgttcaaaatatgtagttgtgtatgttatgttgtgtaacaacactgcacatgtcttgctaaccggctaaatcacgcttttGTAgatctgttgttcagctgtggacccactgtagtctgacaatttgtgattgatgcagtttgactgtctgtctgtctcattagttggagtaatgataaaggatggcgcacaaagcggctttcacaccgaatgcggaaagcgctgtgctatgaaaacCATTCGTTTCAATTTCTTCCGCCCtgcgaggacggcttgtttctgcctcGACCAAAGCATACGCGCAGCAAAGCGCGCACGCCgcggacaaagttcaaatgagttgttcaaatgaacttttgtcgctgcgctctgaagggctgcactgaacccagcagCCAGCGCATcgctttccgcgttcggtgtgaaagccacttaatgcattatacagtgttgaagtttacaacatagaggtgtgcccggttcgcttacataagcaaattgcgagcattTTCCACGGCAGACCGTgttaacttgtcgatcagccacttcagccgtttcttcatcagactctggctcgaattagtatggtaaaatcgatgccatcttttctatgtattgacaagtatccagggctgttagtcagttatggcaatgggcgtatCATTCTCCGACACGCTGcacgcggtagaccaatcataaaggactgcgccatctgaccaatcacagcagtgagggctcacggaaaggaggggtttagagagactgattcttcgaactgcttcgcacgagtcgtttatgaatcatttagaaacggggtaaaattaaatctatttttggagaaaactgacgtgttttttgaccttgcatacatgtaaacctgttttgggagtctattaaaacaatattagcaacctttaaaatggcataataggggcactttaactCATGTTAATTACTATAACGTTAGtagtaaagaaaaatgtataatgagCTCACTGGCCGCTTGAACTAAGCCGCGCTAAAGTGATCGCGCCTGCCATattaaagagtgccaaaaccgtatttattgtttgaatttcgtTATGAATTTGCCAGAATTCTAAAGCTGatactttgtttattaaaaggtAACAAAGCTTTTTTTGATTACTGGATGGGAAGTGCGCTACAAATAATATGAAGTCCACACATTAACAGAACACAGCATATAGACCTAGATCTTCATAAGAAGCCATAGTATCGATTATAAATGAGAACTGCTAACGATACTGCCAATATTCACACAGCTGACAGCTTCACCTGTTGTAGTTTGTTCAAGTTGCGCACGAAATTTGCATGTCTCCGTCATTTAACAGATGCGGTTGATTGtttgaaagtattttttcaTCTACAACTTTGATGTGCACAGGAAAAGATGTGATCACAAAACaatcagggaaaaaaaaaaaaaaaaaaaaaaaaaaggcattacatatgatttttttaaagtttataatatgtaaatttatataGTAGCCAGTGGCAACCTCAGCAAAAACTTCATTcgcaaatgaaaatatttggtcGCAAATGCGACCGTTTTAGTCGCAGTCTGGAGCCCGGCATTCTGCTAATCAGTGCTGAGGATCTACATTATTTGGCAGAAGAATGATTAACAgggaagctgtggtttacagtgattTGAGATAAGCAGAGTTTAACAACATTCAAGTGTATTTAAGAAGTGTATCATTTGCTGCTAACTGTTTATTGTTGCTATGTAAATGTCCATCCCTTTAATGGGATGCCAACATAAAAGTATGATGTATGGTATACAAACAGCATAAAGCAAATATCTTTATTCCGAATGAGTCCCCATTTATTGatcattacaaataaaatgtctgtTACTCAttattaggggaaaaaaaaaaaaaaaatcaagcaatACCATTGTGCTGTGAGCTCAAATGCATGTGCATTTTATAATACcagtaataaattaaagtaaaaaatgaaagaTAAAACAGTAACCTTAAACAGAAATATGATCTACAGACACAATCTTACCATGTATGGGATGCCTCATTCCAGGCTGCTGAGGAGGTATAACCTGCTGTGCAGGTATCATTCCTCCCACTGCTCCACTAGGGGGAGCTGAGGCAGCAGCTGCTGCAGTCTGCCCAGGCCGAGGAATTAGCCTCTGGTACCTAGGCAGCTGAGCCCGTCTCTCTTCCTGAATCGGGGCCAAGacaataataatgtaatcaGACACTTGCAGTAACAAGAACACACTTTGGACTGCATGAATTCTGACAACATCAGTTAACTCTTAAATTTGTGATTCAGCAATAATTCATAACACCACTTAATGCATTTACAATTACTTACTGTCAAAAAGGAGTTAGAGCAAAACTCAAGCACTCACCAGCGAGATATCCTCATCAGGGTGCATCAACTTACTGGTAGCACTCAAGGTGGTGAGGGTGGCTGGCTTACTTGTGACTGTGGCAGGGGGCTTGGCCACAGTGCTGGAGGAGGCAGCAACAGAGGGAGTGGAGGAAGGCTGGGTGTAGGCTGGGAATGTCACTTTGGGAGAATCAGAGGTGGTTGATGACGGTCCTGATACCGTCTGCTGCGCCTGAAATGAAAGGGACATTTTCAAAACACGCTAGTAACAAAGTCAAAGGTCCTCTCCAATCACAGCACAcaccaaaaaaagaagaagaaaaaaaaaaaaaaaagttgtcgtCGTTTTGGATAATTAAAGGAGTaataacagttgaaaataaaattgagtaattttgcaaataaattgagtaaaaaaaattaagttaataaaaaaaaaaaaaaaaaaaaaaaaaaaaaaaaggagacagCAACTGTACATTTACCATGCCCAATGCAAAAAGGCATATATGCATGCATGAAGAAATTAAAACACCAACCAACTAAATAACAGCCTAATTATTAACACAGCTTTAAATGCATGTGCATATCTACTAATGACAGAAACAAGCGTGTCTGATCTGCACGTTACGCTAACGTAAAGAGAAGCACACAAACTAGTGCGTACTTGGGCAGAGCTAGGGAACAGGGGTTTAGAGGAGGCAGACTGTGTCTCTGCACTCGCAGGGGCTGCGCTGGGGCTTGCAACACCAGTCCCCATCTGAAGCACAGAAAGAAAGGATAacagtatatatttacaaaaaaaaaacctctcctTTGACTGAACATTTAACTTATTCAGTTATCCTCCGCAGTGGCAAGatctgttttcacaaaaaaaaaatacagacccTTTACCATACATTCTcacaaaaaatgcacaaaaattatACCTTTAGGGGTACAACAGCTTATCACTGGGAGCACCCTCAAACCAACCACCTTTCAGGTGTAGGTAAGATACAACATAGTCTCTTTAAGGGTACTGCTCCAATTGTAAGATGCTGTAacatcaaaaatacaatttttgcacatttttaagtgtactgTGTAgcttcattttcttattttattgtatcaACAGCTATTGTCACTTACTTGCACTGtactacaaaacaaaaagaaaagacaaaacaaaaagaaaagtactCTATTACAATGACCACTAACtttcgattttttttctttaactccaaaaccttttttaatgatcccttaaatttatttattcacaaagaGTGGCTACACAAATACTCCAGTAAATGCATCTGGTTCTAAATTCAGTACCTGCACAGCGCTGGGGAAAAGAGGTTTGGATGCGGCGGACTGTGTGGCGGGTACAGCTGGTCTGCTGGACATTCCAGGAGCTGTGACAGGGGCTGCAGGTGCCATATGAGGCATGCCAGGCCTGGCAACATGAGGTGGCAttcctaaaaacaaaaaaaattgtttactaCCATAGCCATATTGCTATgcttaaatgtgaaatatttatacgGATACACCATAATTTTGGCAATGAATGCATGTAAAAGTTTAATTACCCGATTAcctaatttaatattaaatgaaagttttgatttcattttcaataaatCAAGTGCAAATCAGTgcatcactaaaaataatgactgCTTATTATTAATACAAGCTAAGCTTCAGGCTTTAATTTATCAACAATAACAAAACTGACCTGGTGGCATGCCAGGAATCATCGGAGGCATTGCT from Labeo rohita strain BAU-BD-2019 chromosome 6, IGBB_LRoh.1.0, whole genome shotgun sequence carries:
- the znf207b gene encoding BUB3-interacting and GLEBS motif-containing protein ZNF207b isoform X1, yielding MGRKKKKQMKPWCWYCNRDFDDEKILIQHQKAKHFKCHICHKKLYTGPGLAIHCMQVHKETIDSVPNAIPGRTDIELEIYGMEGIPEKDMQDRRRVLEQKSQESQKKKQNQDDSDEEDDDDEAGPSSFQQPAAQPQAAYMPPMTQAGMHPGPQAQGMPPTGYGGMPPMLTGVPPMIPGMPPVMPGMPPGMMPMGGMMPPGPAMPPMIPGMPPGMPPHVARPGMPHMAPAAPVTAPGMSSRPAVPATQSAASKPLFPSAVQMGTGVASPSAAPASAETQSASSKPLFPSSAQAQQTVSGPSSTTSDSPKVTFPAYTQPSSTPSVAASSSTVAKPPATVTSKPATLTTLSATSKLMHPDEDISLEERRAQLPRYQRLIPRPGQTAAAAASAPPSGAVGGMIPAQQVIPPQQPGMRHPIHAQYGGPPQGMPGYMAGGMPPYGQSAPMVPPYQAGPPGPPMGIRPPVMSPGSRY
- the znf207b gene encoding BUB3-interacting and GLEBS motif-containing protein ZNF207b isoform X2, which encodes MGRKKKKQMKPWCWYCNRDFDDEKILIQHQKAKHFKCHICHKKLYTGPGLAIHCMQVHKETIDSVPNAIPGRTDIELEIYGMEGIPEKDMQDRRRVLEQKSQESQKKKQNQDDSDEEDDDDEAGPSSFQQPAAQPQAAYMPPMTQAGMHPGPQAQGMPPTGYGGMPPMLTGVPPMIPGMPPVMPGMPPGMMPMGGMMPPGPAMPPMIPGMPPGMPPHVARPGMPHMAPAAPVTAPGMSSRPAVPATQSAASKPLFPSAVQAQQTVSGPSSTTSDSPKVTFPAYTQPSSTPSVAASSSTVAKPPATVTSKPATLTTLSATSKLMHPDEDISLEERRAQLPRYQRLIPRPGQTAAAAASAPPSGAVGGMIPAQQVIPPQQPGMRHPIHAQYGGPPQGMPGYMAGGMPPYGQSAPMVPPYQAGPPGPPMGIRPPVMSPGSRY